In Oryzias melastigma strain HK-1 linkage group LG10, ASM292280v2, whole genome shotgun sequence, the genomic window NNNNNNNNNNNNNNNNNNNNNNNNNNNNNNNNNNNNNNNNNNNNNNNNNNNNNNNNNNNNNNNNNNNNNNNNNNNNNNNNNNNNNNNNNNNNNNNNNNNNNNNNNNNNNNNNNNNNNNNNNNNNNNNNNNNNNNNNNNNNNNNNNNNNNNNNNNNNNNNNNNNNNNNNNNNNNNNNNNNNNNNNNNNNCAAAATGTGTATATAAGATGTAATTAAAATCATGTGAGTACAAATTCTTTCAGGACCTTTCTTGACCAAAATACTAGCTGTCATAAAGTCGGAATTCATTTATTAATcattaaagggaaaaatatGTATGCAGTGTTATGATTTGATGTTTGCtttatagagttttttttatttgaatgtagCAGTCAACAGAAGCAAACACGAACTAGAAAAGGTTACACTCTAACAGACATGAAATCTGTTTATGCTtctaattatatttatttattacaatgcTGTGACATTATTTTGTATAATgtgaaatactttaatttttctttcttaatatTAAAAACTTCCAGGTGTGATGACCAACTGTGATGTCAGACAAAATAGAACTCAGTGTTATGGAGCTTTGGGAGGATCTGTTTCTATCCAGCTGATGATCAACTTCTCAGAAATACATAGATACCAGTTGTTCAAGCAGAACACTATTGTAATGTCTGGAGGAAAAGATAAACAACCTGATTCTATAATAAACAACAGATATTCATTTATTCCCTCTAATTGGACATTTTGGATCAACAATCTGAGTAGGAATGACAGTGATGAATATAAACTTGGAACATTTGATACAAATGGAAAACAGACAGCAATCCACTCTCTTCAGTTATCAGTTCaaggtaaatatgtttttatcagctgatgttttaacagaaaattataaaattataaaacaaaatctccACAATATGTGTCATAGTTTGTGCTTCTTGTCATCATCTCTGCTCTTCATCATAAAGATCCTAAATAAAGGTGTGTGTTCTTCTCAGCTCCTGTGTCCTCCGTCTCTCTGGTCTCTGAGTGTTTGTCTCAGGGAGAGATGAAGGTGTCCTGCTCCTCTGAGGGAGGGGACAGTCCTCAGTACAGGTGGACTCTGAATGGAAAGTCACTGACAGAAGCTGAGCTTCTTTCTGGAAACGAGCAGACAAACATCATCACTTTGAAACAACACGTCTCTGGACGTCTGGTCTGTTCTGTCTGGAACCACGTCAGTTCTGTTTCTAATGAGACAAACATCCGTACCTGTGGTGAGTTAGAACACTATGAACTTTTGAAAGTTATGATTTCTCTGAACATCATGTTCTTCGTTTTCTCATAGGTTTCATTTATATAAACTGCACATTTAATGGGACAGAGATATCAAAGTGGGTGTTCAAGGAAAGCAACACTCTGTGTCTCTCACCAACAACAGTCTCACCAACAGAGCACAGCTCTCCGGGTAAGGAGTCAGGGTCTCTAACAACCTCCCCTTTTAACACAACCTGCAATCAAACTGTGAGTCCATGCAAAGAGGCGCCTTGGTACATTTGTAAGTGAAATATTTCTCTGCTGCAGTGGATTTATGAAGTtcctcttgtgtttttatttcttcaacaaacaaaaatgatttttttttatgactctAACCCGCATGTTTGCACCATTTCTTTCTTCAACAGCACATCTTCCCATTCTGGGTGGAGTTCTGTCAGCTCTATTATTCTTCTTACTAGTTGGAATTGTTATCATTtgtaaaaggaagaaaaaaccAATCGTAaaaggtatttatttttatctttagatACCTGATTCTACATATGTCTATATATAATATGCATGTGTGTTCTTCAGCAGAGAGAGGTGAGCATGAGCTGATCTACGCTGATGTCAGGGTTGTGAAGCAGCAGAgcaaaaaacagaagcaaaggCCTTGCCAGGACGCGGATGTGGAGTACGGCCAGGTCAAGTTCAGGGAGCGACCTCAGCACACGGAGACGCCGGCAGATGAGTGCGTCTACGCAAAGGTCCGGAAATAATAGATGACCTGAGCGGGTAAAAAGAACTGCACTGCTGCAGCAGAGGACAGGCAAAACGAGATCTTTTTATGGAggaatttaatgtaaatatatatatattgtctttTGTTGCTtgtagattttacatttttgtgctctcagaggatttttgtttttgtttgtacatatattgcacaaaaaagcagaagtgacatgtttttttatttaggatttctCTAATCCAATTTAACTAGTTtctatttaacacaaaaaattccaccttatttgtatatttaaagcttttcttttagtgtttttcaatacaataaaagaaaactagttGCATTGCTTGCACTTAAATAACACTCTActggcatttttttctcctcatttaaTATGAACGGTTTTTGACACGTTAAAATCCTCTCTTTCGCTTGTTCCTCTGAACATAGGCTTTGTTTCATATTAAACGGATCTCAAAATAATTTATGCTGCAACCACAGTATTagtaaattcttaaaaaaaaacattgagttaATTTAAT contains:
- the LOC112153323 gene encoding uncharacterized protein LOC112153323 isoform X2; this translates as MTAVIGLLLMLLTVTDGVVTHCDGRQNGAQCYGALGGSVSIQLMDDFSKIHRYQLFKQNTIVMSGGKDKQPDSIINNRYSFIPSNWTFWINNLSRNDSDEYKLGTFDTNGKQTAIHSLQLSVQAPVSSVSLVSECLSQGEMKVSCSSEGGDSPQYRWTLNGKSLTEAELLSGNEQTNIITLKQHVSGRLVCSVWNHVSSVSNETNIRTCGFIYINCTFNGTEISKWVFKESNTLCLSPTTVSPTEHSSPGKESGSLTTSPFNTTCNQTVSPCKEAPWYISHLPILGGVLSALLFFLLVGIVIICKRKKKPIVKERGEHELIYADVRVVKQQSKKQKQRPCQDADVEYGQVKFRERPQHTETPADECVYAKVRK
- the LOC112153323 gene encoding uncharacterized protein LOC112153323 isoform X1; this translates as MTAVIGLLLMLLTVTDGVVTHCDGRQNGAQCYGALGGSVSIQLMDDFSKIHRYQLFKQNTIVMSGGKDKQPDSIINNRYSFIPSNWTFWINNLSRNDSDEYKLGTFDTNGKQTAIHSLQLSVQAPVSSVSLVSECLSQGEMKVSCSSEGGDSPQYRWTLNGKSLTEAELLSGNEQTNIITLKQHVSGRLVCSVWNHVSSVSNETNIRTCGFIYINCTFNGTEISKWVFKESNTLCLSPTTVSPTEHSSPGKESGSLTTSPFNTTCNQTVSPCKEAPWYISHLPILGGVLSALLFFLLVGIVIICKRKKKPIVKAERGEHELIYADVRVVKQQSKKQKQRPCQDADVEYGQVKFRERPQHTETPADECVYAKVRK
- the LOC112153323 gene encoding T-cell surface antigen CD2 isoform X3, whose protein sequence is MTAVIGLLLMLLTVTDGVVTHCDGRQNGAQCYGALGGSVSIQLMDDFSKIHRYQLFKQNTIVMSGGKDKQPDSIINNRYSFIPSNWTFWINNLSRNDSDEYKLGTFDTNGKQTAIHSLQLSVQAPVSSVSLVSECLSQGEMKVSCSSEGGDSPQYRWTLNGKSLTEAELLSGNEQTNIITLKQHVSGRLVCSVWNHVSSVSNETNIRTCGFIYINCTFNGTEISKWVFKESNTLCLSPTTVSPTEHSSPAHLPILGGVLSALLFFLLVGIVIICKRKKKPIVKAERGEHELIYADVRVVKQQSKKQKQRPCQDADVEYGQVKFRERPQHTETPADECVYAKVRK